Within the Mus caroli chromosome 10, CAROLI_EIJ_v1.1, whole genome shotgun sequence genome, the region GCTTCAGTCATGGAGAACGAGACTGAGCGCAAAGGATGCAGGCAGGATTTCAGGACACCCACTGTCTCAGTGTCTGAGCACCCCATAACCTCCTGACTGCTGACAACACAACCCTGGCCATTCAAGTATTCCACCCTTCCAGGTACCTTGAAATTCGGACTAAAGGTGTAGAGAAACGTTTCGCCTGTGCCGTAATAGTGGTCACTGAACTTGAAGGGATGAGTTGCATATGCCCCAAATatctattaaaagaaaacagaagacataGTTACTTTCAAAATTAAACTCCCATAGAGACCTTCTAAAACATTTTTGACACACTATTGTTCTAGGATCTTATAACTCTTTCAGCAAAGTTTATTATTAAATTAGAACTCTTTAAGTGGGAAAAAAACCCCATCAAACAAAGCAATTACTACAATACCCCCAGCTCTAACTGGAAACCATGTGGCCAGGCTTCCTGGTACTTGGAAAATCCATCAGAAAAGCTTGGAGGCATTATTTGTTAAAGTGGCCAACAATTCAATGGTTAAAAGGCTGCTGAAGTAGAATATGGagaatgacatttttttaaaaagtgtgttacACACAGAAATGAGTGCTTGACAGGACACCATCTCATCTCTAGAAtgatttagttttatattttgtttcttgggacagAGTCTTCTATTACAGGGTAGGCCTgattggaactcactatgtagcctaggttggccacTAGCATCCCACAAAGTTGTCTTGGTGGAACCATCATGTCAAGTTTTCTCATGTATTTCATAAATGAGATGAAGGCTGGACATTCCATCCCCTCAAAGATAAACTTTCCTCcctttcaatttttaataatgagagataaaaatacttaaatatgaCTGGGCAAGGTACTTAGTTTGAAGCAACTTTGAATTAAAAGGTAACTCTTTcctttaaatgtgatttttgtgggggtggggaggtaagctttgagacagggtttctctacaaagccctggctgtcctagaactcactctgcagaccagactggcttcaaattcacagagatccacctgcctttgcctcctaagtgctggggtgaCCATCACCTAGCTAACTGTGATATATTTACTACATCCACGACTCTTCCGGGAGGTAGGCGAGTCATGTTACAGAGTCTAGTCATGTAATGCCTCAGCTTATTGTCCTTCTGTTCCTATCCTATCTGTGCATACTGGTGAGAGTGCATATAGGAGATGGAGCCATATGTATCTTGACGATCTCACTCGGTGCCTCACGTGCCTTCCACTGCAAAGGCTACTTGAAAAACATTGCTTTAGTAGAGTGTATTTGAAAATGTCTGACACTTTAACTGGTTCAAAATCACTGTGTGCTGTCTTTTTCACTCCTTCTATCTAATACTAAACATTACAGATTTCTAATTCTAAAGATTTTCATGCTTCCTACCCCcaaattttctcttcatttgctaaaaatgaagtaaagaacatatcttataataaaatataagcaattaCATTCTCTTCTCCTAATAATGGAGCTGGAATACAATAGGGTGGCAGCTAGGTTTTTTAAAGCATGATTTTACAATGTGACATGAGAATAACAGAATCTTTTAACAGGTGGGAAATGACTTCCTTTCAGATAAACCAATAGGAAATGCCGTCTCTGGCCCTCTACAGGGTTCTAAATAATATTTCTCAGCTAGGGAAGCATGTTTTCATGGTGAACTTAACTCTTCTCAACTGTCTATAGCCAAATGTAATCACTTCAGGGATATCCTTGGCTTTCTACTTCTGAACTCACTGAAAGACACCCCCAGCTCTGTGGGAAGGGGGTCAGCACTTCATGTCCTATGGCCAATCTCTTCCTCTGGAACAAGTCCCTAAGGCACTGAACTGGACTCTGAGCTATACATCTGCCTGcttttctcagaaaaaacaaCTTTGCTTTAAGTAGCAGAGTGCTGACCTGGCCCTAGCTTGTCTCAAacaatatgcatgtatttatctATTGCTAGAAGGAGAACAATGAGGTATCTGGCATTCACAACCATCATGTCTGAGATTCGAGTATGTGGGCTGGGTAGAGGAAAGACATCTGCCTCTAGCCATATTTGTCTGAATATTCATCTCTGAAACAATGAACTTAGGAGGTGTATAAGAAATGCTGGGCCTGTTAGAAGGGACAGGAAACTAGCAGCTGTGAGAAGAGGGGACCCCATCTCCTGGACCACACAAGTCCAGAGTAAAACTACGGGTTTGAACTGGGACTGTTGGAGTGGTGGGAATAGGGTTGTGTCTCAAGTGCAAAGAATTTCATTGTTATTACTGAGACTTATTAGATTTtcttgaataaatatttcttcatttgcttCATGCCTTCAGGACAATTTCCAGAGACTGTAAAGGATTGTTGCTTTTATGATTCCCACAACTCTCTACAACTCTTCATGTTCCTTATGCATGTATaatattaatttctattattttatattatattattatattatattatattaatgtcTGTCATATTCCCATAAACAGAAAAGACACCTTATTTCCTCAGGATGGGGGAGCTGGAATGTGCCAAGCTAATGTCCAAATATTCACAATAGCATCTGCATCTGCAGGGTGCATGATATGTTAAAACTCTACtccagtagttctcaacttgtgggtcaatGACCCCCatggggttgcatatcagatatttatattatgattagAAACAGTAGttaaattacaattatgaagtagcaacaaaatcattttatggttgggtgtcaccacaacatgaggaactgtattaaagagttacaGCACCAGGAAAGTTGAGAATCTTTGCTCTACTGCCTGACAACATGTGTTAGCCTCAGACCTCTGTTATATCACTGTTGACAGGAAGTTTAGCAAAACTGTGCCTCATTGGTACCTTCTCAGTGTGGACAAGTTTGATACTACTGCTAAACAGAcagaaactatatatatttttgtaattgAAGTGTTATCTAGTCACAATTGTATTCAAGACATAGCACCAATGATTCTAACATTTCATAACTTTCTATGTGACTTTAAACACTTTGTggtattattttgattttcatcttaATTGTTCGCACTACTCATCTTGgatcattattaaataaaatgttatcaatcctcatgtaataataataataataataatagtaacagttATTCTACTTTCAATAATTCTTATGGCAATAACATCATAAAGACTGTGTCTTCCATAACTTCACCAGGGCCAAAATCTTTCTGGAGGGCAAGAATCTCACTGTGTTGTCCTGGcagccttggaactcactttgttgaccaggctaattcagctcttctgccttccaagtgcagaAGTACCTCATTCAGGGAGGTAAATTGGCAGGATAGAGAGTTATACTTCACAGCAAGCTCTTCAGTTGAGCATCACAGGTTGAGCAACCCCAATCAGAAAACCCCTCCAAGTCCCAAACTTTCTGAGTGCCAACACGATGCCAGAAGTAGAAAAATCTGTACCGAAAACCTGTTTCATGAGCAAAATTGTGAAaactccctctgtgtgtgtgtgtgtgagagagagataaatCCCCTTATACATATACAAATCTTCCATGACTCCCCCAAATCCATATTTCAAAACACTTTTATCCCAAAAATCTTGGATGAGAATTAATAATGGGTGTTGATTAGATATAACATGACTAAACTAACTAATTTATTAATGACTTTGGTATGTAACAGCATGATTAAACAGGAAATGAAAGTGGTTTGCACATAATCCATGCACAATGTAAGTTGATTTGAAGGAGGTGATAACAGTGTAGAATAGATGGGGTACTACATAATAGCTCAAACAGCTCATAGAAAGGGCAGTCACCACACAGGTAAGAGTACCATGAGGAAAGGATTTCCCATGGCTACTGAACCATTGAACCCCAGACCCAATAAACAGACGTTGACTATCCCCTACCCAGTAGGCATCATCAATGGCTACTACTTAAGACCCTTAGGATATGGTCTGGTATGTCACTGAGATTGTCTTCGCAACTGTACACATGATTGTCCCTAACTTCTACTTTTAAACTGCTTTAGGTTACTATTTTTCTATCTCATGGTCAGCACAGGGAGAAAATTACTCAGCATACAattgttccattttctttatattaggATTTCAAAATACacccacaaataaaaacaagaagaaaagacataaaacaaGAATGTCCAAATCCATTTAGCCTGAGGATGGGAGTCGATATAGCAGTCTCTCTACTGTTGGGTATTCTAAAAATCTGCCACCAAAACACCTTTTCAGGTGGGGATACAGTTCAGTTGGCAGAGTTTGTCTGCATACATGTGACCCTGGACTTCATCCCTAGCGTCTATATAACCATTTATGGTGATACATACTCATAATTCTACCACTCAGAAAGTGGATggagaaagatcaggaattcaaaataCCTTAGATTATATAGCCTGAACTAGATTGAAATCATATTGCTCCAAAAACAAGATACATGTTCTCTGTGAGAGGAACAGGCCTCACCTGGTTATCCATGTCTTTGATGACCAAAAGAACAGGACTATCTAGAGATGCTGACTTCCTGTACAGAGTCTTCAAGCTCGTTCCATGCTCTAATGTGCTGTAGGCCAGTCTCCATGGATAACCTTGTACCCTGGCTGGAAGTCGTCGGGCCAGCTGCCAatccagagaaagaaatacaaaaggacATCTTAACCACTAATCAGTCACGAAGCAGTGCGTTAACTAACTGCCTGTGGTTCAAACTAAAGGACTGAACACTCACATTTTGACCTGTTTTGCctagctgagaaagaaaaaggaaatctagAGAGTGTTTCCTTTAGCCAGGATGCCACCCAGGAGATACCTTGCTCACTCAGAGCCTGATTGTTGGTTTCCAGTGTCACTGATAAAATattcacaccaaaaaaaaaaatgtgttcttagGTAAATCTGTGCTAATCTGAATGTCACAGAATTTTGTTATACAGGCAAGCACAGCTATAATGTCACTAGAGGACTTGTGGTGCATCCCAGAGAAAAGACTGTATCTGAAGACTCAGACAAACCAAGCCAGGCAAAGGGCTGCTAACTACAcatattctttcctttataagtcAACCTGGCTTTTGGTCATTTCATATTTTTCCAGTTGTTCTAGGTTTTCATAGGTTTAAAGCTGCTACTGACTAAGGTGTCCTATAGACCAAGGAAACACCTGCGTTTTCCATGTGAGCTCATAGGGACTTTGTCCATCTTGTTCCCACGTCTATCAACTATATTTGGCTTAAGCTAGGTGCCATAAATGCTAATAAAGAGTCTCTCCAAAAAATATTATCAAGGCAGTTATGGAATGCAATGTATTCAAGTGCTGGAAGTCAGCATCAGGGGCAATGTCAAGACCACCTCTATGGCTGTCTGGCCAAGTCCCTGGGCCTTCCTGGTTGGATTCTTTAAGGTTTTGGGAATTCATGTTCCTAATCTACCTGGTGAAAAAAGTATAAGAAATTCCACATTAATCTTACTAAacacaaatatttcataaaattcaaGTAGCAAACTTTTCAGAAAATGCAAAGTACATACagattaattatatatttttataatacatattttaaataataaatatatttaatttattggaTGTTTTTTAGGTACATCAGGACTATGGGAGATCACTTCCATTTTTTATGTTAAGAAATGGCCTCCTCTTTGTTAAGGTCTTGTCAGCTCCCAGGAAGGTGAAGAAGAAGGCTGCTGTAACATTTCAGAAGTGGAAAGGCAATGCTGGCCATGGTTAGGTtctgtgcctctgcttcctcacctAGCAGTTTTACTCAGGCCAGGGGCAAGGGATACTCTATAAGTGTTCAGCCCGTGGAGTGGAGTACCCACCTGTTCGATGTGCATATTTTCCAGGAGCGCACTGTGGGGCTGTAGGATGGGcagtccctcttcctcctcttcctcttcctcgtaGTAGCTGCAAGTGCTCTTCCTGCGTTTTGCCTCCTCAACTGTGATGATCTGAAATGAGGACAGAAAGAGCCAAtgtggaaagagcccagatgagATGCACTTTCCCCCAAATAACCCGAGGCATGCAGCTGACTAAAAGGAGTAGTGTTGGGAAATAAGAGATAAACAGAAAAGGACTTTGGGGGAAATGACAAATTTTCAAACCCAGAACAAATGCAGAATTTAAGACACGACAGCTGAGCATTTAATATGCATGATGTAAAATCACAAGCTTTCCAGTTCTGGTCTTCCTGCTGGAAACTCAGTAGCTCCACAAGGTTTatatccttaaaaacaattaagcTAGGCTCCTTTAGCCTTTGAGTCCAAATTTAAATTGTAAAGGAAATCATCAGAGATCCTTCAGAAAGTCTATAAACAGAGAGTTTGGGGCGATAAGGATAGGTTTCAATTAAGCTTCATGGTTGTGTACATAGCAACTAAGAGTAGCAGAAATGATGAATGATAACAGCCACCAGAAGCAAACGGAGTCACGGAGAGCGTTACTCTAAATCACAGCCAGGCTATGATTCAATTCCCTCTCCACAATTCATAATGATCAAAAATTTCCCATCTAGATAGAAAAACACACATCTATTATTTAAATACAGTTGGGTTTATGAACCACTGATGTTCTCATCTTAAAAA harbors:
- the Ncoa7 gene encoding nuclear receptor coactivator 7 isoform X4; the encoded protein is MRGRRLPLDIQIFYCARPDQEPFVKIITVEEAKRRKSTCSYYEEEEEEEEGLPILQPHSALLENMHIEQLARRLPARVQGYPWRLAYSTLEHGTSLKTLYRKSASLDSPVLLVIKDMDNQIFGAYATHPFKFSDHYYGTGETFLYTFSPNFKVFKWSGENSYFINGDISSLELGGGGGRFGLWLDADLYHGRSNSCSTFNNDILSKKEDFIVQDLEVWTFE